In one Yoonia rosea genomic region, the following are encoded:
- a CDS encoding response regulator — protein sequence MKNAVILVVDDDPKIRTLLRRCFEGEGSEVHEAGDKAATLQALAEGQFDLVTLDLDLGPDDGLDVAKAIRQTSSVPIIMVTAKSDVIDRVVGLEIGADDYISKPFHLREVVARIKTILRRSRRTAQPTVLPPDSPCWVFDDMVAIPAEMKLLDRNHDLVDLTSGEFTLLEVFLRRPKRVLSREQLMDLTGGQSYAPLDRTIDNQIARLRKKIERNPASPRLISTIRGIGYSFTCDVRDCDNHPPSNSAESALARSD from the coding sequence ATGAAAAACGCTGTCATTTTGGTCGTCGATGATGACCCAAAGATCAGAACCTTGCTACGCCGGTGCTTTGAGGGCGAAGGCAGCGAGGTCCACGAAGCGGGCGACAAGGCAGCGACGCTTCAGGCGCTTGCTGAGGGTCAGTTCGATCTGGTGACGCTGGATCTTGATCTGGGTCCAGATGACGGCTTGGACGTGGCCAAGGCCATCCGCCAGACGTCCTCTGTTCCGATCATCATGGTGACGGCAAAAAGTGACGTGATTGACCGCGTCGTCGGGCTCGAGATTGGCGCAGACGACTATATTTCAAAGCCGTTTCACCTGCGCGAAGTGGTTGCACGCATCAAAACAATCTTGCGCCGGTCCCGGCGCACAGCCCAGCCGACAGTATTGCCGCCCGATAGCCCGTGCTGGGTGTTCGACGATATGGTCGCCATACCTGCAGAAATGAAACTGCTGGACCGCAACCATGACTTGGTCGACCTCACAAGCGGCGAGTTTACGTTGCTAGAGGTCTTTTTGCGCCGCCCGAAACGCGTGCTTTCGCGCGAACAACTGATGGATCTGACAGGCGGGCAAAGCTATGCGCCGCTTGACCGCACCATCGACAACCAGATTGCCCGTCTGCGCAAGAAGATTGAACGCAACCCCGCATCACCACGGTTGATATCGACCATCCGCGGCATCGGATATTCGTTCACATGTGACGTCCGGGACTGTGACAATCATCCACCATCGAATAGCGCCGAAAGCGCATTGGCCAGATCCGACTGA
- a CDS encoding endonuclease/exonuclease/phosphatase family protein: MTHSRKNRTLRLVSYNIRKARGLDGRRDPGRVLDVINALDADVITLQEADRRLGDRPTAVPRNLIAQATDFDVVPLAANNVSLGWHGNAVLVRRGIAVKTASRIDLPGAEPRGAVSVTLENGFTIIGVHLGLLRQSRRSQLRAIVGGLDPSQKVAIIGDMNEWAVTRGFEALEESFVLHSPGRSFHAARPIAALDRLALSHGLTLGDAGVDQSPLARMASDHLPIWADIS, encoded by the coding sequence ATGACACACTCCCGCAAGAACCGCACCCTCCGGCTGGTCAGTTACAACATCCGCAAGGCGCGCGGTCTTGATGGCCGCCGTGATCCCGGGCGCGTGCTTGACGTGATCAATGCGCTGGACGCGGATGTGATCACGCTGCAGGAGGCCGACCGCAGGCTTGGTGACAGGCCGACAGCGGTACCGAGAAACCTGATTGCGCAGGCGACCGATTTTGATGTCGTCCCACTGGCCGCCAATAACGTCAGCCTCGGCTGGCACGGCAATGCGGTTCTGGTCCGGCGTGGTATTGCAGTGAAAACCGCCAGCCGGATTGATTTGCCGGGTGCCGAGCCGCGGGGCGCAGTGTCGGTGACGCTTGAGAACGGTTTCACGATCATCGGGGTGCATCTGGGATTGCTGCGCCAGTCCCGCCGCAGCCAATTGCGCGCTATCGTGGGAGGGTTAGACCCGAGCCAGAAGGTGGCCATCATCGGTGATATGAATGAATGGGCGGTGACACGCGGCTTTGAGGCACTGGAAGAAAGCTTTGTCCTTCATAGCCCCGGTCGGAGTTTTCACGCCGCCCGTCCGATTGCAGCGCTGGACAGGCTCGCGCTCTCGCATGGTTTGACGCTGGGCGATGCGGGGGTCGATCAGAGCCCGCTTGCGCGGATGGCCTCGGACCATCTGCCAATCTGGGCCGATATTTCCTGA
- a CDS encoding helix-turn-helix domain-containing protein, whose product MSDTKTAQVSCIAQKEAAMYVTSSPDFNDDTAVIPARKPSIARQATITIKPGKHLFLEDDPAGLIYEVASGVLRLTRIMEDGRRQVIAFGYPGDTVGFPSNGRYHTDCDALVPTTLIVHRRSDLESAKGDPELHLRLLRAALREISGMQDHFMMLGRKSSIEKLASFLLVLSARVGEPLGEYTQIALPMTRADIADFLGLTTETISRTFTQLRKSQIIAIDHVNTVVILKPVGLRAIAQGDSD is encoded by the coding sequence ATGTCCGATACGAAGACCGCGCAAGTGTCGTGCATCGCACAGAAGGAAGCTGCCATGTACGTCACCTCCTCGCCAGACTTTAATGATGACACAGCCGTCATTCCGGCCCGCAAGCCATCCATCGCGCGACAAGCGACGATAACGATCAAGCCGGGCAAGCATCTGTTCCTTGAAGATGACCCTGCTGGCCTGATCTATGAAGTTGCCAGCGGGGTTTTACGTCTGACCCGGATCATGGAAGACGGACGTCGGCAGGTTATCGCCTTTGGGTATCCCGGCGACACTGTCGGTTTCCCGAGCAACGGGCGCTATCACACAGACTGCGACGCGCTTGTGCCGACAACACTGATCGTGCACCGCCGCTCGGATCTTGAGAGCGCCAAGGGTGATCCAGAACTGCACCTGCGCCTGTTGCGGGCCGCTTTGCGTGAAATCAGCGGGATGCAGGACCATTTCATGATGCTGGGCCGCAAATCCTCGATTGAAAAGCTGGCGTCTTTCCTGCTGGTGCTTTCGGCACGTGTGGGCGAACCGCTCGGAGAGTATACACAAATCGCCTTGCCCATGACGCGTGCCGATATCGCGGATTTTCTGGGCCTGACCACGGAAACCATCAGCCGCACGTTCACGCAATTACGCAAGTCGCAGATCATCGCGATCGACCATGTGAACACTGTTGTTATTCTGAAACCCGTTGGTTTGCGTGCTATTGCGCAGGGCGACAGCGACTAG
- a CDS encoding baeRF12 domain-containing protein: MKPHKTWIVLADSKHVRIAVNDGPGKGIYGHSTEGLEAPPVTELSDAPGMTTAPVGPNRGNISDPDFKGLAAAAFADDIVACLEAALDQGEFERLVLVASPAMLGILRKALTPKVKSALRAEVPKDLTHIPLTELPDHLTEIMLV; encoded by the coding sequence ATGAAACCACATAAAACGTGGATTGTACTGGCGGATTCCAAACACGTGCGGATTGCCGTCAATGATGGCCCCGGAAAGGGCATCTACGGCCACAGCACCGAGGGACTGGAAGCGCCGCCTGTCACTGAACTATCCGATGCCCCGGGAATGACCACTGCGCCCGTTGGGCCAAACCGTGGCAATATCTCTGACCCCGATTTCAAAGGGCTCGCAGCGGCAGCATTTGCCGATGACATTGTTGCCTGTCTCGAGGCTGCGCTGGATCAAGGCGAATTTGAGCGTCTTGTTCTTGTGGCCTCTCCCGCCATGCTGGGTATCCTGCGCAAGGCGCTGACGCCGAAAGTCAAATCTGCTTTGCGCGCCGAGGTACCCAAAGATCTGACACATATCCCGCTGACTGAACTCCCTGATCATCTGACTGAAATCATGCTGGTCTAG
- a CDS encoding PAS domain S-box protein — translation MSDDQRDALLFMALLDAMPDAVLVSNAEGVILQANPAVGRLFGHDPAELIGESVNILMPQALADRHNGFMENYLTTGIERVIGLGRAVEGLRRDGTAFPLHLSIGKAEQAGQTYFIAILHDQSKRKAAEDALARSARVDAIGQMTSGISHDFSNILTVIIGNLELLEARIDGEDNQAILSDAVEAAHLGAELTAGISAFARTTMTHCDPTDVNEACDAATVLIRRTFDPQYDISFERSDPLPIVLADTTQLQSALINIALNARDAMPDGGKLIIRTETILIDDTYVAQELDVAQGHYVRISVTDTGIGMGPDTQQKAFEPFFTTKPIGRGTGLGLAMVYGFVRQCSGHVAIYSEIGLGTTVALYFPILGEAPVMRRTAGESINRHAANGESVLVVEDNPQVRRLTVARLKELGYVVEECGSGDDAAEILRQKDTIDAVFTDLVMPGELDGLALARHIVATYPHIRILLTSGYGEDILNAKNTDTNLQILRKPYRQSDLANALSALFDGG, via the coding sequence ATGAGCGATGACCAACGCGATGCGCTTTTGTTCATGGCCCTGCTCGATGCGATGCCTGATGCGGTTCTGGTGAGTAATGCCGAAGGCGTGATCCTGCAGGCCAATCCCGCTGTTGGGCGTCTCTTTGGCCATGATCCTGCGGAATTGATTGGCGAAAGCGTCAATATCCTGATGCCGCAGGCGCTCGCGGATCGGCACAATGGCTTTATGGAAAACTATCTGACTACCGGCATTGAGCGGGTTATCGGGTTGGGGCGTGCCGTCGAAGGGCTGCGGCGCGATGGCACCGCCTTTCCGTTGCATTTGTCCATCGGGAAGGCCGAGCAGGCAGGACAGACCTACTTTATCGCAATCCTGCACGATCAGAGTAAACGCAAGGCGGCCGAGGATGCCCTGGCGCGGTCTGCGCGTGTCGATGCGATCGGCCAGATGACCAGCGGGATCAGTCACGATTTCAGCAATATCTTGACCGTCATTATTGGCAATCTCGAGCTGTTGGAGGCAAGGATCGACGGCGAGGACAATCAGGCAATTCTGTCTGATGCGGTCGAGGCGGCGCATTTGGGTGCAGAACTGACTGCGGGGATCAGCGCATTTGCGCGCACCACAATGACGCATTGCGACCCTACCGACGTGAATGAGGCCTGTGATGCAGCCACGGTCCTCATCCGGCGCACCTTTGATCCGCAGTACGACATCAGCTTTGAGCGCAGCGATCCGTTACCGATTGTCCTCGCCGATACCACGCAGTTGCAATCCGCGCTGATCAACATCGCGCTGAACGCCCGTGATGCGATGCCTGATGGTGGCAAGTTGATCATCCGCACAGAGACCATCCTGATAGATGACACTTACGTCGCGCAGGAACTTGACGTGGCGCAGGGCCACTATGTCCGCATTTCTGTGACCGATACCGGCATCGGCATGGGGCCGGACACGCAACAAAAGGCGTTTGAACCGTTCTTTACGACAAAACCCATCGGGCGCGGCACCGGACTTGGGCTTGCGATGGTTTATGGCTTTGTGCGGCAATGCAGTGGCCATGTTGCAATCTACAGCGAGATAGGGCTGGGAACGACAGTCGCGCTGTATTTTCCGATCCTAGGTGAAGCCCCTGTAATGCGCCGCACCGCCGGAGAAAGCATCAACCGCCACGCGGCGAACGGGGAATCTGTCTTGGTGGTTGAAGACAACCCTCAGGTGCGCCGTCTGACTGTCGCGCGGCTCAAGGAGTTGGGCTATGTTGTTGAAGAATGCGGGTCCGGCGATGATGCTGCCGAAATACTGCGTCAGAAAGACACGATAGACGCGGTGTTTACCGATCTGGTGATGCCAGGGGAACTGGATGGCCTCGCGCTCGCACGGCACATCGTGGCGACCTATCCGCACATCCGTATTCTGCTGACGTCAGGCTATGGCGAAGACATCCTCAACGCCAAAAACACCGATACAAATCTGCAAATTCTGCGCAAACCTTACCGTCAGTCGGATCTGGCCAATGCGCTTTCGGCGCTATTCGATGGTGGATGA
- a CDS encoding universal stress protein has product MTLRTILVCLTSTASAAELLRSAAVLARRDNAHVIGLYVTESLVVYPGIAVHIPEVSYQSFIASQKAHAKEVKDIFDSFAKSEDFPTEWRQVSSENGFLADSIITNARFVDLVVMAQEEDGEERPLINSLQERVIKEGGRPVLVIPRGYTAEKLGETVLLGWSDTREATRAVHDMMNVVSAGATVRVLRVGKPPSNTLADHAAIDLATALSRHGPSVEIVHREKDGETVPDILGHDAFEMGADMIATGAFGHSRAYDFVIGAATRHLLRDAKLPVMFSK; this is encoded by the coding sequence ATGACCCTGCGCACCATCCTTGTCTGCCTGACCAGCACAGCCTCGGCGGCAGAACTCTTGCGGTCCGCCGCGGTTCTTGCACGGCGGGACAATGCCCATGTTATCGGGCTTTATGTCACGGAATCGCTGGTGGTTTACCCCGGCATTGCAGTTCATATCCCCGAGGTGAGCTATCAGAGTTTTATTGCCAGCCAAAAGGCGCATGCCAAAGAGGTGAAAGACATCTTTGACAGCTTCGCGAAATCCGAAGACTTCCCTACAGAGTGGCGGCAAGTCAGCAGCGAGAACGGATTTCTTGCCGATAGTATCATCACCAATGCCCGTTTTGTCGATCTGGTGGTGATGGCGCAAGAAGAGGACGGTGAAGAGCGGCCGCTGATCAACAGCCTGCAAGAACGGGTAATCAAAGAGGGCGGGCGTCCCGTGCTTGTTATTCCGCGTGGCTACACAGCCGAAAAGCTGGGTGAGACTGTCTTGTTGGGGTGGAGTGATACCCGCGAGGCGACACGGGCGGTACATGACATGATGAACGTGGTGAGTGCGGGTGCAACTGTGCGTGTTCTGCGCGTTGGCAAACCTCCTAGCAACACTCTGGCAGATCATGCCGCCATTGATCTTGCGACCGCACTCAGCCGGCATGGTCCCAGTGTCGAAATTGTGCATCGCGAAAAAGATGGTGAAACGGTCCCCGATATCCTTGGGCATGACGCCTTTGAGATGGGCGCGGATATGATCGCCACAGGCGCATTCGGTCATTCGCGGGCTTATGATTTCGTGATCGGCGCCGCGACGCGCCACCTGCTCCGTGATGCCAAGCTGCCGGTGATGTTCTCAAAATAG